From the Xiphophorus maculatus strain JP 163 A chromosome 20, X_maculatus-5.0-male, whole genome shotgun sequence genome, one window contains:
- the dhrs3 gene encoding short-chain dehydrogenase/reductase 3 gives MELKSAFRMLFFPIQMFYHIVRASLLSLLPSSKKDLSKEVVLITGGGRGIGRHLAMEFAKQGAKKVILWGRTEKCLKETAEEISLSGSECCYFVCDVANRDEVYKQAKVVREKVGDVTILVNNAAVVHGKSFMDSDDDALLKTQHINTLGQFWTTKAFLPRMLELQHGHVVCINSILSQSPIPGAIDYCTSKASSLAFMESLTLGLLDCPGVGCTTVLPFHTNTEMFRGMRVRFPQLFPPLKPEVVAQKTVDAVRTDKVFLYLPWTMHALVILKSFMPQVALEEIHRFSGSYTCMNTFKGRT, from the exons ATGGAGCTGAAAAGCGCATTTCGTATGCTTTTCTTCCCGATCCAAATGTTCTATCATATAGTCCGGGCAAGTTTGTTGTCGCTGTTGCCAAGCAGCAAGAAGGACTTAAGTAAGGAGGTGGTATTGATCACTGGTGGAGGTCGAGGAATTGGACGTCACCTGGCCATGGAGTTCGCCAAGCAAGGAGccaaaaag GTGATCCTTTGGGGCAGAACAGAGAAGTGTTTAAAAGAGACAGCTGAAGAAATCTCCCTCTCTGGATCAGAATGCTGCTACTTTGTATGTGATGTGGCCAATCGGGACGAAGTGTACAAACAAGCCAAAGTGGTGAGAGAAAAG GTTGGAGATGTTACAATATTAGTGAACAATGCAGCTGTAGTGCATGGTAAAAGTTTTATGGACAGCGATGACGATGCTCTTCTGAAAACTCAACATATCAACACCTTGGGACAGTTCTGG ACAACAAAAGCTTTCCTGCCTCGAATGCTGGAACTACAACACGGCCATGTAGTGTGCATTAACTCCATCCTGTCCCAGTCCCCAATCCCTGGGGCCATAGACTATTGCACCTCTAAAGCCTCATCACTGGCTTTCATGGAGAGTTTGACACTTGGCTTATTGGACTGTCCCGGTGTCGGCTGCACCACTGTGCTTCCTTTCCACACCAACACAGAGATGTTTCGGGGTATGAGAGTCAG GTTTCCTCAGCTCTTTCCACCACTTAAGCCTGAAGTAGTTGCCCAGAAGACCGTTGATGCTGTCAGAACTGACAAGGTCTTCCTTTACTTGCCCTGGACAATGCACGCCCTTGTTATActtaaaag CTTCATGCCACAAGTTGCCCTTGAGGAAATCCATAGGTTCTCTGGGAGTTATACCTGCATGAATACATTCAAAGGAAGGACATAA